The Bdellovibrio sp. GT3 genome contains the following window.
TCGAGTCTAACGAGCCACTCGGTTTCAACTTTTACAGAATAGCGCGAATTTATTTTTCGAAAAAGTGATCGACATCATTTTCTCAAAACAGTTCGAGAAGTGTCTCACGCAGGGAAACCTAGAGTGAAAGCACGTCGCTATATTCGCCAATAAAACAAAGGCACCGGGATTATTCGGTGCCTTTGTTCATTTGTTAGTGGTGGGAAAACTAGCTTTTTCTAGTAACAAACGCGGCCGTAGTAGTACCAGCCCCAGCTATAGCAGTAACAACTGTAACCCACAGGAGCCCATTGATTCAGATAACACCAGCCATAGTTCGTACAGCATTTGTTGCCGTAATAGTATTTGGCATCGGCATCGTCTTGTTTGGCCATGTCCAATACTTCTTGTTCTTCGGTGGTGCTCATTAATCCGGATGATTGGGTTTCAATAGGGAAGAGCGGACGATCTGCGGGGAGTTGTGATTGCGGAGCTGCATTCGCCGAAAGCGCGAACGCGAGGGCCAGAGCAAAGGTGGTTAGTGCCTTTCTCATAAAATCCTCCTTAATTTTTTGCGATAATTATTTACCGCAAACTGTACCAGGATAAACTTTGTTGCCGTGTTTGCAGTAGCACTCGCTGCCGACAGGGAAATCACCCCATCCACAAGCGGGACCACTTACGGGACAGCAGACACCCATGATTTGCACATCATCTGGTTTTTGAATCGTGGAGATTTGAGCAGGTTTTGTGAAAGACGACCAAATGTCGTTTGTAAGAGGCGAAGCCAAGGTCGCCGAAGAAAAAATCATTCCAGAGAGAAGTGCGAAAATCAGTGTTTTCATACATGCCTCGATTGAACGGCCACAAGTCTATTGTCGCTCAACTTCCATATTCCGCAAGACGGTATCAAGATACTTTGTTGCGGAACATGGGGAGCGGACTCATGGCCGAGCTGGTTTATTACCAAACTAGCGGCAAACGTGACCAGAGATAGTGCCAGCACCACCTGAAGAGCATTTGCATGGAGTTCCTACGTTGTAGTAAGCGTTCAATTCGCAGAAACCACCACCATGACTTTGGTAGCAGCAGTATTTACCTTGAGTTTTCCAAGCAAGTGCTTCAGCAGACTCAGCTTGTTCAGCAGATGTAGCGTAAACTTCAGCAGCTTGAACCACTGGAAGTTGTGGCATAGCGTATTCAGCTTGTGCAGAAACACAGAAGCCCAATGCGATCAAAGTTGCAGCGAAGAATTTTTTCATGAGATCCCCCTCTATATTGGTTTTCAGTCATTCAACAGACAAACACTCGCGTTTGCAAGTTGTAAAACCTCAATGTGCTCGAGGGGGATATGCGGTACGTTACGGAAGCATTTCGCGCAGCTTGTCAGCGATCGCCATGAACGCTTGAGCTTCTGCGCCGTTGCTGTTCGCTTCAACAATTGGAATTCCCGCTTCACACGCCAGTCCGACAGACGGGTTGAATGGAATTTCCCCAAGCTTTGCAATGCCTTTTTGTGCTGCGTAAGAATCCATCTCACCCTTAGGGAAGAGCTGCATTTTTTCGCCATTCACGGGATTGACCATGTAGGCCATGTTTTCAACCATACCTAGCAATGGGACGTTTACGCGCTGGAACATATCGACAGCTTTTTTAACGTCGATCAAGGCCACATTTTGCGGTGTAGACACAAGAACCGCGCCAGCTACGGGTACTTTTTGAGCGAGAGTCAGTTGGATGTCACCAGTTCCTGGAGGCAAATCCACCACCAGGTAATCCAACTCGCCCCAGTTCACATCACGCAGGAATTGATCCATCGCTTTGAACAACATTGGTCCACGCCATACAACTGCGGAACCTTCCTCGATCAAAAAGCCGATAGACATCAGTTTGATGCCGTAACGGTTGATTGGCTCAAGTTGATTCGTGTCGGGGTGAATTTGAGGTTTTTGGGCAAGGGTTCCCAACATGCGAGGAATACTCGGGCCGTAGATGTCGGCATCAAGTAAACCAACTTTTGATTTGCGCCCAAGGGCCATTGCCAAGTTGGTTGCAACGGTGCTTTTGCCAACTCCGCCCTTACCCGAGGATACCGCGATAATATGTTTCACTCCGGGAATTGAGGTTTGTTTTTCAAACGGATTTGGTGCAGCCATTTTTAACGGACTCCTTGCTAATTTTGAACTGACAACGAATAATAGACTTTACATGAATAGCCAAGATTTTTTGACGTTGAACCTTGTGGGAGCAGGGGCTTTCGTTGTCTGGTACCTTTTATCGAGAGGTGGGAACAAAAATCCTACGCGCCTCGACATGAATGCCAAGGACAGCGCGCCGCCGCTGATCAATCCCGAGCCCGCTCAAAGCATCGCCCAAGAGGTGGTGCCTGTGGCAGTTTCGCGTCCAGTGGTTCACCCGGATTTGGCGGGGCGCCGGCAAAAAAATCTAAATGTGATGTTCTCCTACAATTCGCACACCTGGGATGCCTATGAGGTTTTGGGGGTTCCAGCAGGGGCTTCGATCAGCATGGTCACCGAAGCCTATCAGACGCAGATCCGTCGTTGCGATAAGGAATCTGTCGAGTTTTTCGAGACAGCCTACAAGGCGATATTGAATAAAATCTAAATATTGAAGCCCGGTTAGCGGGAATAGAGACAGCTAAAACCCTGGGTGCCGCGCGAGATGTGCTCCCAGTTGAAGCCTTTGCGAGTTTGATCGAAAATCACGATATCTTCGCTTAAAGGCAGGCGGTCCGCTCCGAAAAGCAGCTCCTCTTTGTTGTGCACATATTGGTCTTTGAATTCAGCACGGGCCTGCATTTTACCGAATTCCCCGCGAGTGGGGCGCTGGAATTTTCCAATTGCGCAGATCAGGGTTTTTTCCAGGGCTTGCTCGGAGTTTCTGTGAAGCAGCGCGAACCCTCCGCATTGCTCAGTCCATGTCACGGATGTCGGGCAATTGTCAGCCCCTGCGACCAGGCGATAAAGACCATCACGACCCTGCCAGACAGCGCGCGGGGACGTCGAAGCGAATTCGCTCGTCGTCGGAGTTCCGTAGTTCGCAATGGTCAGTCCCAACATGAGACAGCATAAAAAGAATCGCATCAGGTTTGCTCCCGTATGCCAATAGTAAAAGCAAAGGGCGTGCGCAACTCAGAAGGGTGGTATTTTATCTAGGAGGGGAATTCCCACTTTGGATCGCACAAGGTCGGCAAAGGTGACGAACCAGGGCACACAGTACTAGTGGGCTTTGGCGGAGACGGGCTCTTTGTAATCGGGCTGCACTTTGCCGCGATGACACATGTAACAAGTGGCCGTAGGGCCCTTTTTACCATCGAAGCCGTTTTCTTTCAGCATTTGCGTAAGCTTCATGTGCTCTTTGCTGACTTTGAAGCTTTTCTTGCTGCTGTCGGTGAAATTCTGAACATTGTGGCATTCGGCGCAGGTGACACCCAGCTCCCGGGAGATGGTTACCATCTCTTCACGAATCATTTCTTCGGTTTTCACGAATTTTTGAATGGATTGAGCAAGGGCTGGAGTTCCCGTAAGGAACAAGCCCGTGACAAGAGTGAAAATCATGAAATTGCGCTGCATAAAAATAGCATGTCTTGGACCCGGTCCCAGATCAAGAAAGACCCGGATTTGTTGACTGTATCTGGACCCAAGTGTAACTTTCTTACCTGATAACTCAGACCGTCCTGAGTCCAAAAACAACTAGCAACTCCGAAGCCATCGGAGGGGAAAGTAGAGCTTCATGAGCACTCCTGTAACAGTTAGACCTCTTGCTGACCTAGCAACTCTTGTCAGCCTTAGCAAACGTCGTGGTTTTGTATTTCAATCTTCCGAGATCTATGGTGGTCTGGGCAGCTGCTGGGACTATGGTCCTTTGGGCTCATTGATGAAGTTGAATGTTAAACGCGCATGGTGGAATGCCATGACTCGCAGACCTGACATTGTGGGTCTGGATGCAGCGATCCTGATGCACCCGATGGTGTGGAAAGCTTCCGGTCACGTTGACGGTTTCTCGGATCCCTTGGTGGATTGCAAAGACTGTAAGACACGTTTCCGCGCGGACAACACTGAATCTTACCTGAAAGACAAAAAGTGCCCGAATTGTGGCAGCAAAAATCTTTCCGAAGAGCGCAATTTCAATTTGATGTTTAAAACTCACATGGGTCCTTTGGAGGATTCTGCGAGCGTGGTTTATCTGCGCCCGGAAACTGCGCAAGGTCACTTTGTGAATTTCCTGAATTGCCAACAGTCTTCGCGCTATAAAGTACCATTCGGTATTGCGGCGATTGGTAAGTCTTTCCGTAACGAAATCACTCCAGGGAACTTTATTTTCCGTACGCGTGAATTCGAACAAATGGAAATGCAATATTTCGTAAAACCAGGCACTGACGATAAATTCTTCGAAGAGTGGAAAGAGCGTCGTTTGGCTTTCTATTCCAAATTCGGTATCAAAAAAGAAAACTTGAAAGTTCACGTTCACGAAAAGCTGGCGCACTATGCGCGTGCCGCGGTTGACGTGGAATACAAATTCCCAATGGGTTTCTCGGAGCTGGAAGGTATTCATAACCGTTCTGACTTTGACTTGACTCAACATATGAAGTTCTCTGGTAAGAATCTTGAGTACTTCGATGAAGCGAACAAAGAAAAATTCATCCCCTACGTTATTGAAACGGCTGTGGGTTGTGATCGCTTGTTCCTGGCGTTCATGTGTGATGCTTACCGCGAGGAAGTAACGACAGACGAGGCAGGCAAGGAAGACGTGCGCGTGGTGATGGGTCTTCACCCGGAAATCGCTCCATACAAAGTGGCAATTTTGCCGCTTTCTAAAAAAGAGCCACTAACAGATATCGCGGATAAATTGCGTGATCAGCTGGCTGAAGATTTCGACGTGACATACGACGAAGCGGCTTCCATCGGTAAACGCTACCGTCGTCAGGACGAAATCGGCACGCCATTCTGTGTGACGGTGGATTTTGATACCATCAACGATCAGGCGGTAACGGTTCGTCATCGCGATACGATGGTGCAGGAACGCATCCCAATGTCGCAGCTGAATGCTTACGTGGCTGGGAAAATCAAAAGCTTCTAAATGAAGTCCAAATAAATCAGAAATGGGCTGTCCTGCTACCAGGGCGGCCCTTTTTTTGTGCTTTTTTCAAAGTACACCCCAGGTCTCCGAAGATTGCCGGTTCCGAATGACTTTTTTTCCACTTTTTGATAGGTGAATCCCTGTTTATTGAAGGGATGTTCTTATGAAAAATCTGCTTATCGCGGTGCTTGTCATTTTCAGTCTGTCTCACGCATTTGCTGAGGAGTCCGATCTTCCAATTCCTGGTGGAGATGAATCAGGCACGATCGAACCTATGCCCCTTCCAGAACCGCCACCACCGTCTGACGAGTGGCCTCAAGAACCGCAACCCCTTCCGCCAGAACAAACCCCTGAAGAGCCGCCAGCTCAGCGTCCTCCTGTGCCGCCACCACCGTCTTCCGGTCTTCCAGGTGCAGATACAGACGATAGAGTTTCCGTGGGGGATCGTGCCTTGGTTGTTACCGGTAGCATGTTCCTGACCGGCAATGTGGTTTCTGTTTCCCGTGATGGCAAGCTTGTGACTTTGCGTTCGGACTACAACGGCAATATCAGCACTTACAAATCCAAACAGATTGGCGTATGGCTTCGTTGCTCCAGCAAGGGTTTATGTGCGGATGGAAAAGCGATGTACGAATCAGATCGCGGTCGTCAGTACAATCCGGTGACTGTGTTGGCGACGTACTCCAACGGTTGGTCTTTGGTGAGTGAGGATTTCTCGGGTCGTAAATTTGTTTTGAAAAACAAAGAGCTTTTGAAATCAGAAGGCTGTAATGGTCGCACTGGTATTTGCCGTGGCCAAACAGTGTTGTCCGAGGCGATGGGAGCTGAGCCTTATTTCGAAGGGCAAGTTTTGGAAGTCTACGAGAGCGGAGTTTACTTGATCAGCACTTACAGTGGTGGCAAAGCAATCCGTAAAAATGGCGACCTTGCAAAACAAGTGGGTTGCTACAAAAAACTTTGCACCGGTCAGCAGTTGTATTTTGGCAATATCCTTCGTGTTTATGAGAGCGGATTCTTTGTCATTCAAGATCCATATTCTGGTAACTTGACTCTGCGCCCTTACCGCGAGATTCGCTAAAAAGGCACTCGGACTTTCATGAAATGAGTGCTCTTAAGAAAGGGACTCGTTTCAATGAAAGCATCTTTGGTTTTGTTCTCTTTGTTATTTTTATTGGTGCCGAATCTGCGCGCCGAAATGATCGATCTGCCGCAGCCGGGGGATGAATTCCCTCAGCCGCTGCCGCCAGATCCCCCGGGTTCTGAACCCGCACCTCAACCGCCACAACAACCACCGCAGCAACCAGCACCAGATCCGATACCAGGGCGTATTTCAGTTGGCGACCACGTGCTTTCCGGCCCTTACGTGGGTAAGCAATATTATTCCGGAACTGTCGTTCAGGTTTCAGGGGATCGTCGTATGATCACCGTGCGTGATGACCGTGATAAAAAGACCTATCAACGGGATGCGCGTATGATTTCGAAAAGATTGAAATGCGGTGCCAACTCCATCTGCGAAGGAGATCGGGTGCGTGTGGGACCGATGAGTGATTCACGCTATTACTACGCCACAGTTTATGCGCCTTATGAGCGTGGTCTATTTATTGTTCGCTATGACAATGACGGAAAATACTACGTGCGTGATCAATCCAAGGTTCAGCGCATGCAATAAAAAAAGGGAACCTTTTGGGGAGGTTCCCTTTAGAGGGGATCGACGGTTCGGTCTTCTTAGTAAAGAAGGATCGGACCTTGAGGGCTGGTGCGATAAAGGATGCCATCTACTTGAGAGCCAACAACCGGTCCACACTCAAGCAAAACGCCTTGAGCTTGAACTTCGTATTTATCAAGTGGGCAGCCGTAAGCTGGATTGAACATGTTGTTGCGACCTGCGAAAGAAAGTTGCGCAACACATAGATCGCCATCAGTTTCCTGGATTGCCACCACAGTGCCAACAATTTGAGCATCTTCACGGGTGCAAGTCTCGCCAGCGGCAAAGGCAGACGAACAAGCAAACAATGACAACAGAACAACCAGCTTTTTCATAAAATCTCCTAAACATGAATTTAAATCGACCCCGTGTTTTTAACACGCGAATCAGTGCTGGCGCGGATGAGATTGACGGGTTTGCAAATTCTCAAGGAATGTCAAAAACGCGAACAGATCGCCGGCACAGGGGCTTCGATGTCGGAAGTCAATTTTGGTGTCTTGGAAAAATGGACTTAAGTGGTTGATTTTTAATGGGATTTCCTGAGGTGGTTTTTCGAGCCCCCACTCTAGTATTGCGAGGGGCGAAGTGTCGTAATATTTCATTGATATTAGGGGTTTAGAGTTGTTTGATCTAAAGGTTTTTAGTATTAAGAAATCGATCAGACAAACTGGAAGGAAAACAATGGACCAGAACGTCACTATGGAAAAACCAAAAGCGAAAACCGCTGTTCCACAAAAGTTCGTATACTTCTTTGCGGCAGGCGACTCCGAAGGCAATGCCGGAATGAAGAACATCCTGGGCGGTAAAGGTGCCAACCTTGCCGAGATGACGTCTTTGGGAATTCCGGTTCCTCCAGGTTTTACAATCTCCACTGAGATTTGCACGCACTTCTACGAGGAGGGTGGCAAGCTTCCTGAATGGGTACGTCCAAAAGTGATCGAAGCCATGCAGAAAGTGGAATCCAAAATCGGCAAAAAATTCGGCGATGTGAATAATCCATTGCTGGTTTCAGTTCGCTCCGGTGCTCGTGCTTCCATGCCGGGTATGATGGATACGATTTTGAATTTGGGTCTGAATGATCAAACTGTTGAGGGCTTGGCCAAGTCTTCCAACAACCCACGCTTTGCCTGGGATTCTTACCGTCGCTTCATTCAAATGTACTCTGACGTTGTGATGGGGATGAACTCGTCACTTCTGGAAGTGACTTTGGAAGACCTGAAAGAGGAAAAGCACTATAAACTTGATACAGAGATGACTGTTGATGACCTGAAACTTCTGGTTAAGAAGTTCAAGGAACTGGTTCACCAAATGACAGGTCAGTCGTTCCCGGCGGATCCGTGGGAGCAACTATGGGGCTCTGTCTCTGCAGTTTTCCATTCTTGGAACACGCCTCGCGCGATCACGTACCGCGAGCTTCACAGCATCCCGGCCGCGTGGGGTACTGCAGTTAATATTCAATCAATGGTTTTCGGCAACATGGGTGATGATTCCGCGACAGGTGTGGCGTTCACTCGTAATCCGTCGACTGGTGATAAAGCATTCTATGGCGAGTTCCTGATCAATGCGCAAGGTGAAGACGTTGTTGCGGGTATCAGAACTCCACAGCCAATCACGAAAATCGCAGCGGCAGCAGCCGGTGTTCAGTCTTTGGAAGAGGCTCTTCCAAAAGCTTATCAACAGCTGGTTGATATCTATAAAAAACTGGAAGGTCACTACCGCGATATGCAGGATATCGAATTCACGATCGAGCGCTCCACATTGTGGATGCTGCAAACTCGTAACGGTAAACGTACAGCGGCAGCGGCTTTGAAAATCGCTTGTGACATGATCGATGAAAAGTTGATCACTGAAGAGGAAGCACTTCTTCGTCTGGACCCATCATCTTTGGATCAACTTCTGCATCCAACGTTGGATCCTAAAGCCCAAAAAACTCAACTTGCGAAAGGTTTGCCAGCGTCACCAGGTGGCGTGAATGGTCAAATCGTATTCACTTCCGAAGAAGCAGTAGAATGGAAAGAGCAAGGCAAAAAAGTTATCCTTGTTCGTGTTGAAACTTCTCCAGAAGACATCGCGGGTATGGTGGCTGCACAAGGGATCTTCACAACTCGTGGTGGTATGACATCTCACGCAGCCGTTGTGGCTCGTGGTATGGGTAAATGCTGTGTGGCTGGTTGTGGTGAGGTCGAAGTCGACTACCGCACTGAAACTATGAAAGTGAAAGGCTACGTTCTTAAAAAGGGCGATGTAATCACTTTGGATGGTTCCACAGGTGAAGTGTTCCTGGGCGAAGTTAAAACAATTGAACCTAAATTGGATCAATACTTCGAACGTATCATGAAGGTGGCAGACCGCACTCGTAAGTTGAAAGTACGTACGAATGCAGACACTCCGAAAGATGCACAAACAGCGAAAAACTTTGGTGCAGAAGGTATCGGTCTTTGCCGTACAGAGCACATGTTCTTCGGTGCTGATCGTATCGACGCAGTTCGT
Protein-coding sequences here:
- a CDS encoding Mrp/NBP35 family ATP-binding protein, which encodes MAAPNPFEKQTSIPGVKHIIAVSSGKGGVGKSTVATNLAMALGRKSKVGLLDADIYGPSIPRMLGTLAQKPQIHPDTNQLEPINRYGIKLMSIGFLIEEGSAVVWRGPMLFKAMDQFLRDVNWGELDYLVVDLPPGTGDIQLTLAQKVPVAGAVLVSTPQNVALIDVKKAVDMFQRVNVPLLGMVENMAYMVNPVNGEKMQLFPKGEMDSYAAQKGIAKLGEIPFNPSVGLACEAGIPIVEANSNGAEAQAFMAIADKLREMLP
- a CDS encoding glycine--tRNA ligase; this encodes MSTPVTVRPLADLATLVSLSKRRGFVFQSSEIYGGLGSCWDYGPLGSLMKLNVKRAWWNAMTRRPDIVGLDAAILMHPMVWKASGHVDGFSDPLVDCKDCKTRFRADNTESYLKDKKCPNCGSKNLSEERNFNLMFKTHMGPLEDSASVVYLRPETAQGHFVNFLNCQQSSRYKVPFGIAAIGKSFRNEITPGNFIFRTREFEQMEMQYFVKPGTDDKFFEEWKERRLAFYSKFGIKKENLKVHVHEKLAHYARAAVDVEYKFPMGFSELEGIHNRSDFDLTQHMKFSGKNLEYFDEANKEKFIPYVIETAVGCDRLFLAFMCDAYREEVTTDEAGKEDVRVVMGLHPEIAPYKVAILPLSKKEPLTDIADKLRDQLAEDFDVTYDEAASIGKRYRRQDEIGTPFCVTVDFDTINDQAVTVRHRDTMVQERIPMSQLNAYVAGKIKSF
- the ppdK gene encoding pyruvate, phosphate dikinase — its product is MDQNVTMEKPKAKTAVPQKFVYFFAAGDSEGNAGMKNILGGKGANLAEMTSLGIPVPPGFTISTEICTHFYEEGGKLPEWVRPKVIEAMQKVESKIGKKFGDVNNPLLVSVRSGARASMPGMMDTILNLGLNDQTVEGLAKSSNNPRFAWDSYRRFIQMYSDVVMGMNSSLLEVTLEDLKEEKHYKLDTEMTVDDLKLLVKKFKELVHQMTGQSFPADPWEQLWGSVSAVFHSWNTPRAITYRELHSIPAAWGTAVNIQSMVFGNMGDDSATGVAFTRNPSTGDKAFYGEFLINAQGEDVVAGIRTPQPITKIAAAAAGVQSLEEALPKAYQQLVDIYKKLEGHYRDMQDIEFTIERSTLWMLQTRNGKRTAAAALKIACDMIDEKLITEEEALLRLDPSSLDQLLHPTLDPKAQKTQLAKGLPASPGGVNGQIVFTSEEAVEWKEQGKKVILVRVETSPEDIAGMVAAQGIFTTRGGMTSHAAVVARGMGKCCVAGCGEVEVDYRTETMKVKGYVLKKGDVITLDGSTGEVFLGEVKTIEPKLDQYFERIMKVADRTRKLKVRTNADTPKDAQTAKNFGAEGIGLCRTEHMFFGADRIDAVREMIIADNKMDREKALAKLLPMQRDDFYQLFKIMDGLPVTIRLLDPPLHEFVPHSDEETKELAKRIGTDFDRLRSKVKALHEFNPMLGHRGCRLAITYPEIYIMQVRAIAEAACMMLKEGLKLSAPEIMIPLVATDKELDMLRGQAEMEVKKVQNEKNMKFDYAIGTMIELPRAALTADAIAEHADFFSFGTNDLTQTTLGLSRDDSGRFLGSYVSSGILAKDPFQSIDQVGVGSLVKMGVELGRRMKPTLKIGVCGEHGGDPESIEFFHKTGLDYVSCSPFRVPIARLAAARAALLSKKLHS